A segment of the Daphnia pulex isolate KAP4 chromosome 10, ASM2113471v1 genome:
GTTAAAAAAAGACGACTGATTTTACTGATTGTAGCCATTTGATTGCCCTCCGCGTTGTTGATTACGCGAAATATCTTTTTGAATACTAGAACTAATTAGTCCGCCAAGATTTATCATTGATTCAGTCAATTGCTCCATTTGTTgactgaaatttgaatttactaTGGATTTTGAAAAGTTGTAGGCTCAGTGGGTTTGTTACCGAATTTAAGGCTAGTAGCATTAGCATTGATTGAGTCACTTTGTTTCTCAATTGCTTTCATCATAGAAGTGAGTCGTTCTGATTAGTAGATACTGCATTTACGaatacttttttctctttatcgTTTTGCTCTAATTGTATTCATATTGCATATTTCTGCGTGATTACTACAAGTTCTTGAAACGACGAAACTTTTTTGTAGCGGATTATATGCCCCAGCTCAGATTCAAGCCCTTGTAAAAATTTCTGTCGTAAAAACTGTAATTGACTCGATTTTTCTTCCTGAGTTTCTAGCTTATTTGACAGATAGGCTCGCTGATAGAttgttttcaaacaaaaagcgtaatttaaaatattttctttcggtTTCCGTTGCATCTcgtcaaatttttcttgataaaaatCGGCATCTTGCCATCTTCGTCAGCGTGGAAATTTTCTTCGAAAAGGGCCTTTATCTTGCTATAATCGATTGTGTCACTTTCCAtgatattttgtaaaaaatcgTATGCATCACCAGACATTTTAGTTGACAGCATACTTACAATATCTGAATTGTTCCAATTGGATATCGCAACGACGTTATCGAATAATTTGATCCATCGGTCAAAGTGAACCGCCGGGCTTCCcgtataattttaaatttagttcAGCATAGTTATTGCTCCATTGTCATTGTCCCTACcgtgtttacaaaaaatattgccatttcctgccccaagggaagaatggaaagaagaggcGAAGGAAGAAACTAAGAGGAGACAAAGGGGTGCGCGGGGTTCTCTTTCCTCGGGGCAGGATATTgtctttaaaaacaaaatgccttttacttaaaaattaataataaataaactacaatgactatcgaggggaaataaatcttaaaagattACCTGATAACTAAGGAATTGAGTTATCTCATTAAGAATAGCAACTGAAGACGACTGAAATGGGAAACATTAAACTAAGAATGACACCGGCGAAACTCCGTAAGCCGCCATGCAAgagcaggggtatggagaggaTGCTTCTCTCCATGCCCATGGCATGACCAGTGTATTAGTCTGGTGGGAGAACTTATGGTTGAAATCGGCTATCTCGGCTGAAGCCAGTGGTCGCCTATGAACAGCGCAGCCTGGTGGACAATTGGGTGAACTATGAGCTATgaactttgaaaattttctaagtccgaTTGCACATTGTTTGTGTACTTATAAAgctaaaaaatcataaaaaacaGTCAACAACGGTAATTAAGTATTATTTGTCAagcattaattattttaaaattaatagaaaaaatatgaaaaataaagaagtggaGTATTTTGGGAATCGAACCTTAATCCTCTGGAGTCGTAGTACGGGACtcaaaatgttaaatatatatatatatattttacagacgaattattttacaaaagaaattagtaTTTTGGTTCATAGAGGGCACCAACAATAAACGACCAGCCCTGCAATTGGCTGTTAAGAATTTTGACTTTAGCACTAAGCTCCAGCTTCTGTCCGGAAACTGGCTTCATtcgagatagccgattccaaccataagttcccccaccaGACAATACACCATGCCCATGGAAGGAGCATGGCAGGAGAAGAGCCATTACTTATGGTTGTGCGTCTCAATGTTAAAGGCTTTCATAAGCTTTTGGCGTCGTCTTGAATTCCTGACGACAATCACTGCCACCTGGTGGGTGTGTAACAACACTACGTGCCAGGCGCCACCTTACtaccatttgaaatttctaagtTCTAACAATACGTTTTGGAAAACTATTGCTTTACTACTTAGTCTTTATAGGTTTGGCTTTTACTGTCTTTATTGGTTTCCTCTCAATATTTTGCAAGCTAATTaaatttaggtaaaatataaaaaaaaaaagattccccATTCGCTACGATCGAACCTACGTTCTTGGACTTCGTACCTAGCCGCTCTAACTACTACTTCCTACTTGCTATTGCTACTACTTCCTATTGGATTCATGTGCATTTTGCTACAATGGCTTGGTAAGATTTTGGTGCTTTTGACGTTTTCTGTAATAATTGGAGACTATCACCGCTAGTAGCAGGACCGTCTCGTCAGGAATTCGAGGGGGCGGAATAGAGTTTGAAGGAGGCATGTCCGTAGAGGAGCATCAAGACGACGCATCTCCGAGAGAATCTTCCGCCATATGAGTCGCACAACCATAAGTAATGGCTCTGGCAGGAGTTCGTgcatggtgtattagtatggtgggggaactttggttggaatcggctatctcgaATGAAGCCAGTTTCCGGACAAGAGGCGGAGCTTAGtgcaaaagtaaaaattcttaACAGCCAATTGCAGGGCTGGTCGGCTATTGTCAGTGCCCTCTATGAACCAAAATACATatcttttgtaaaataattcgtctgtaaaatagtatatatatttaacttttttgagTGCAGACATCAACCGGTTGTCGCAGTGGTTGGAGTAATGAGCTACGACTCCAGAGGGCTAAGGTTCGATTCCTATGTTCgtcacttatttttttcatattttttttctattaattttaaaataattaaagctggaaaaataatacttaattACTGTTATTGACtcattttttacgattttataGCTTTATAAGTACATAAGCAAAGTGCAAtcggacttagaaaattttcaaaccgtttATAGCTCATAGTTCACCCAATTGTCCACCAGGCAGCGCTGATCAGGTGCGACCACTGGCTTCGCgccgagatagccgattccaaccataagttcccccaccatactaatacaccatggtTCGtgtctaaacattttttgacgctgaaaaaaaaaactgacaacttcggacgttactacgttagccaactctatGCTTTCTCCATTTCTCCACATTTCTACAATTTATCTAGCTTAACTGTAGAGATTTCCTATATGTATATTCGTTGTTgccattaaataaaattacggTTACCGTTTACAAGAAATTTCCCTCTCTATGAAAGCTAGCTGAATTTTGCGGAATATCGAAAAgcaaaaattagaaattgtttttccgCTTGGCGTCTCGTCGTTCGATACAAATTTTCAGCAGACGAGATTTATCACCAAAAGTGCAGAATAAGCCACTGCCACAGGCCCAAAGTGCCACACCATTGGAAAACGTGAATCTGGACTTGTAGCCTAGTTAATTAAGAACCCGGTAGTCCGGCACATGAAAAGTCTGTAAAGAGGGCAATGTGTTCAACTGTATTGATAAGCCAGtacaaagaaatttaactGACACATCTAGACTTGCATTGATACTGTGTGCATACGTGTAAACGctttaaattcaaacaaatttcatcTTCGAGATGACTTCCTCGTTTAACAAACGTGAAAAAGCATTCGAAACCTCAGATATTGCATGCTGCCCCGTTTGTTTTAAGGATGTTGAAATATTCTCCATAGGAATATGTGATCATCCGATATGCCACGAGTGTTCCACTCGCATGCGAGTGTTATGCAAAGAAGATGCCTGTCCCATTTGTCGCCAAGAGTTGACCAAGGTATGGCTTTTATTCAGTGTTAATAGTTCAAAATCACACaactgaaatgaatttttgtttcaggtTTACTTCGTGAAGAAGGCCAAACCATATCAACTTCTTGCATCAAACTTGTATCCTATGgataaaataactaaaatcCATTTTGAGAGTGCTTCTCTACAAgatgtttttgaaaagttaCTTGTTCATATTTGCTACTCTTGCCCATTGAAGCCTACATTTCAAAACTTACAAATCCTTAAAGATCATTTGAGGAAAGAacatgaattatttttttgtgatctTTGTGTTGAGAATCTAAAGGTATTTAGCTTATTTTTTATGCATATAATAGTAGTTAATTTGttctattttctttaaagataTTTAGCCAAGAAAGAAGAGCCTATACACGCCAAGAGTTAGCTTTACACCGGAGGAAAGGGGACCCTGACAACACTTCTCACAGAGGCCACCctctttgtaatttttgtgatCAGAGATATGTTGATGCTGATGAGTTATTCCGTCATTTGAGAAGAGATCACTATTTCTGCCACTTCTGCGATGCTGATGGGTTAAATCATTACTATTGGTAAACATGGATTTAAAGTTAGATTCATAATGTTTAAAAAGCATTAAGTCGTTGAACAAGCTGAttaaagacttttttttttagcaattaTGAAGATTTGCGCAAACATTTCCATGATGCACATTTTCTATGTGAGGAAGGGGAATGCAAGGATGAGAAATTCACCTGTGTTTTTCGCACTGAAATAGATATCCGCGCTCATAAAGCTCAGGTAACCACAAATAGTGAACTTAAcattatatttaattaattttcaccACAACCTGTTCTTTTAGACACATAGTCAAAGTTTGGGGAAAGCAGCGATCAAGCAAGCAAGAACTTTGGAATTAGAATTCACATTAGCACCACGTTCAGGTGAAAACAAAGGGCGCAATGGACGTCGCGTTGGACCGAGGGCTTCCGATAAACAAGATTCAAATAATGTTGCTGAACAGCAAACGTCTCGACCAGTTGCTGTTTCTTCTGTGGTCAGTGCAGATATCGGAAATCCTGAAGAATTCCCAAGTTTGTCTACTGGATCTGGGTCAGTTATGAAGAGTAGAACCAATGGCTCAGACTCTTTGGCACAGAAATTAGCTAAAAGCAATCGATTTACCGTGAAGAACACCGTAGGAGCTCATGATGAGTTTCCCTCCCTTGTTGCTGAAGGATTAGCAATTGATCATCAAGATATTTCAATGCCCggtgataaaaaatcaaccgGCGCCAAGCGTTCGGTCCGTCTTCGCCTTGGTGGTCAAAATGAGGATTTCTTAACTGGTAATCTAACATCAAGTTTGTTTTCCTGACATTAAATTTGtgagatttttgtttcttcttcttctacttctagAAGGGATCCCGATCGCAAGAGTTTCTCGAGTTAGTACTTCTCAGAATATTCATGTCCAACCTAGTCGCGATTTACGTCTGGAaaattttccttctctctctttaactTCTCCTCAGTTACCTGAGCAGCAACCCTTGAAACCTGggtggataaaaaaaaatcctccaAAGCCTGTCAACGTTTCATCTGTTAAAAGTGTTTCTCATAGTAGAAATCCTCCGTCTACTGTTGAAGAGTATCCTTTATTAGTCCCATCTTCTTTGCATGATCCTGGTGACGCAAATGTATGGATCACTTCAAAGGACAAGGTAAATAACGGAGTAACAGTTCCATGCACTGTGCCAATCACTGAATCCTCGTCGAAGCATCCTAAAGAacgatgtaaaaaaaaaaagaatccgcCAATAGCGACTAACAAAAACCAAGTAGCAGCACTGGTGTTTTCGGGTgaaactaagaaaaaagtctCTCAAATTGAAGTTGGTGAACTTAATCGTCATCCCATTGAAGTTCCCAGAGCATCTCGAACCGGAAGAACAAAATTCGACATGTCTGATGGTCTTATGGAAACCAATACTTGCATTGCCAGCAAAGTAAACATCATTGCTCCCCTAATCAATTCAAAGACGATAGAAAATAATGGAGCGAGACCGAAAATCAAAGATAaaccaattaatttaaattcgtCTGAATTCCCTGCTCTTGGTAACTCTTCGCCCGTGACTTCATTCTTCGACAGCAGTCATGATGGTTCGCCATTGACACGCGTTGAAAAAGTGGTTCCAACGAAAATAGCTTTATCCAGAAGTAGTGTGCAAAATGTTCCATTAACTCTTAACAATAACTCGAGCCGCGCATTCTTACAGCCTCCTGATTTTAGCGCTCGTAATCAACAACTCATTGCGACAGTTATGGATTTGTTATGTAATCAGCGGAAGAAGATAGAAAAATTTCGCACCATATCAACTCAGTTTAGAAGCGGAAGTCTGGACGCTAAAGAATACTATACGGTAAAATAATTTCGAGTTCTTTTTACTGTTATTTCGGTTTACCTATTTTGGAATGTTCTTATTGTGAGTCAATTTATAGAATTGCCTGGAGGTGATGGGAGAAGATTGCTTTTCGGCCTTGTTTCCAGAATTGATTTGCCTTCTCCCCGACATTtcaaaacagcaacaacttctACGAGTTCATCGGTCTGAAATCAGAGTCAAAGGTGGCATAGTGTCAACAGAGCCGTACGTTATATGTGCTACGTGTGGTCAAGTTTTGTCACCTTCTGATTTGAAGCATCACTTGGCGAATCACAGCCTAGAGACGCACTTTCCTTCACTGGGTACAGCTCAAGATGATATTACTTGGAACAAACggtgaaatataataattaaatttgctTGTTATTCTTCTCTATTTGGACATGACAAATGTGCATCCAGAGAAGATATGTTGAGGGCAGGGTGGTGAGTTATTAAGTTAGGACAGTTAAAATGgagtaaaaaaacaactctaaaacttttgaacttataatttttgaattctttgcGCTATTTCAGAGGTGGTTGTACTCTTTTTATATGTGGcttaaatatataaagaaattgTACTTTCAATGCTGCGaaatgtattttcttattcttactatttatgaaatatttgcATAGAGaaatgagtttttttatttgtcggtgtttgttttcctttggtCCTCGGATATATTCATTTAAATGGAGTTGAATCGCTGCGGGgttggaatttttaaaaaaagtaacgcTATTTTAATGAGGGATTATGGAAATGTCGCTTTTTGATTTTACTAGGAAACTACCTTAAAACTTATacaaaacttgtaaaacatttcatttcataaaATCGCATGGAGCAATATGCCAATATACAGttatataaataaacttaTTAACTTAATTATAAATACTAGGCTTGAATAATGGAAGCAGAAAATTCCAAATATAGAGCAAGAATCATCCGCAGTAGTAATCGCGGTCATGCtttttatatatgtatatatatatatcgtcGTTAGACGCGCTAGACCGCCATCATTACAAAGCATCTGGCCTGAATCCTGTGAAACTGAACCGAGAGTTCTATTTTCGTCACCTATGACAACATTCGCCTAATTCGATGAGCTAGTTTAATTTGCGTTAACTTTAATTGTTGACTTAACAGTACGAAATATTGAAAGTAATAAATTTCTTTGGTATTCAAAATGTACGCCATTATGGAAATAAATTCAGAattcaatgtttttcaaaCAAGTTAATACTGCTGTAACCTACTAATCTAGTTCTATTGCCTGTTCTGGGAAAAATCTTACCCTATCACAACTGTTTCGACTATAGTCAAATTAACTTGATTTTTGATAGAACCATTTATATTTGATCAAAGTAAACAAGccagaaaataatatttgctTTTATGGGCAAATGGGAAAACATGGCTGGGCAATTCGGGGCAACTTCTTTTTGTAGAGAGAGACGACTGAGTTTGTTATTTCCACGACTACACTTTGAGTAAAGCGTAATCGTGCGGCTTTTTTATCAAGGCTCAAAGATTTCCTTGCCTGTGTTCTTCGGTGTTCTTCCTTTCTTAAtatgaaatgacaaaaatcCACTCACTTATCCACATTGAGTCAGTAGCGTCGTGTGAAACTGGATAAGAGGTGTATTTTAGTGATCTTGGAATTTTTATCGAGCGTGCGTTACTggcgaaaatttgaattacaaagtaagatgattttttttcgatctcCTGCATTCCTTGTTCATTTATATATTACCCATTTTGTATAGTGCTAACCTTGTAAAGGTGCAAAGATGATAAACCAGTATGGGTACAATTCACTTATTGTGGGACTATGTATGGTGAACATCATCGCGTTACTGACTGAGGCACGGCCAGGAAAATGTCCTTTTACGGACATGGAAGaacaaaacccaaaacttTGTCAGCCAGATCGCCTTACCGTTTATCGCGTAACACTCAACACATTTTGGAACCCAAGAAATTTTCCTAAACATTATCCTCAATGGCGACCCCCTGCCCAATGGTCTAAACTTGTAGGTGGGTCTATATGTACACACAAATTTGTATTAACGATTCCTAAAATAGATTTATTCCGGAAcatcttatttatttgttatagGCTAGTGGATAAAATTTACTAACAAGTAAGCAGTAGGCTGCATGGTATTATTTTAAACTTGTTTCAGTTTTTACTAAATAGCTCTTTTAGATAAGAGTAGCACTAGCTGTAGTACGTTACTGTAATTACTTACCTCAGTATTGTTAAGAAGCAAACACTGACGTAGAAAGGAGGGGTACATTTAACACTgcaggattttttaaaatgacgaaATATTTAGTAGTTACATACtttcaattagaaaatttattttttaatggagGCCCAACGCaagagaataattttttttaacacatatATCGAAAAATGGATGTATTGAAATTAATTGACTTTATTTGCAATTGCGATTTCCGTACAACACGTATTAGTTGCTACTGTCACTGAGCAGCAGAGAGAACCATTTGTGAAAACCTTGAACTTacttaacattttcaaaaatttcaatccgaAACGATCCGAAATTGTATTACCATTTCAACTGGACTAGTTATtagttatttgttattattattttgtatgaGAGGGGCATGTCTCTCGTCTAGTGTCTCAAACATGTAATTTTGCAGAATTTTTCACTCACGGC
Coding sequences within it:
- the LOC124206098 gene encoding E3 ubiquitin-protein ligase ZNF598-like, producing MTSSFNKREKAFETSDIACCPVCFKDVEIFSIGICDHPICHECSTRMRVLCKEDACPICRQELTKVYFVKKAKPYQLLASNLYPMDKITKIHFESASLQDVFEKLLVHICYSCPLKPTFQNLQILKDHLRKEHELFFCDLCVENLKIFSQERRAYTRQELALHRRKGDPDNTSHRGHPLCNFCDQRYVDADELFRHLRRDHYFCHFCDADGLNHYYCNYEDLRKHFHDAHFLCEEGECKDEKFTCVFRTEIDIRAHKAQTHSQSLGKAAIKQARTLELEFTLAPRSGENKGRNGRRVGPRASDKQDSNNVAEQQTSRPVAVSSVVSADIGNPEEFPSLSTGSGSVMKSRTNGSDSLAQKLAKSNRFTVKNTVGAHDEFPSLVAEGLAIDHQDISMPGDKKSTGAKRSVRLRLGGQNEDFLTEGIPIARVSRVSTSQNIHVQPSRDLRLENFPSLSLTSPQLPEQQPLKPGWIKKNPPKPVNVSSVKSVSHSRNPPSTVEEYPLLVPSSLHDPGDANVWITSKDKVNNGVTVPCTVPITESSSKHPKERCKKKKNPPIATNKNQVAALVFSGETKKKVSQIEVGELNRHPIEVPRASRTGRTKFDMSDGLMETNTCIASKVNIIAPLINSKTIENNGARPKIKDKPINLNSSEFPALGNSSPVTSFFDSSHDGSPLTRVEKVVPTKIALSRSSVQNVPLTLNNNSSRAFLQPPDFSARNQQLIATVMDLLCNQRKKIEKFRTISTQFRSGSLDAKEYYTNCLEVMGEDCFSALFPELICLLPDISKQQQLLRVHRSEIRVKGGIVSTEPYVICATCGQVLSPSDLKHHLANHSLETHFPSLGTAQDDITWNKR